One genomic region from Epinephelus moara isolate mb chromosome 8, YSFRI_EMoa_1.0, whole genome shotgun sequence encodes:
- the hs3st1l2 gene encoding heparan sulfate (glucosamine) 3-O-sulfotransferase 1-like 2, which yields MLWTVILALLVLLLLQTQLSVCLRELRSGGSSPPAYSSSSSSSSSSHNATQQRLPGAIIIGVRKGGTRALLEMLNLHPDVEVAKAEVHYFNVEEHFRRGLAWYRAQMPFTLPDQLTVEKTPGYFAAPQVPTRVWDMNPAVRLLLIVRDPAERLVSDYTQVLHNRLTRHKPYQPLEDLLIHKGHIDPGYKALQRSLYYQHLARWLEVFPREQIHVVDGDALIRDPFPELRKAERFLDLPPRISPNNFYYNTTKGFYCLLSAGHDKCLDESKGRPHAPLSTQAFKKLCHYFRKPNKLFFEMVGRSFSWC from the exons ATGCTGTGGACAGTGATACTAGCGCTGCTGgtgcttctgctgctgcagacTCAGCTGTCTGTGTGCTTAAGGGAATTACGCAGCGGGGGTTCCAGCCCCCCTGCctactcctcttcatcctcctcttcctcctcctctcacaaTGCCACCCAGCAGCGGTTGCCTGGGGCGATTATTATTGGTGTGCGGAAAGGCGGCACAAGAGCCCTGCTGGAGATGCTCAATCTGCACCCAGACGTGGAAGTGGCAAAGGCCGAG GTTCACTACTTCAACGTGGAGGAGCACTTCCGCCGAGGCCTGGCCTGGTACCGAGCCCAGATGCCCTTCACCCTCCCCGATCAGCTGACAGTGGAGAAGACCCCTGGCTACTTCGCGGCCCCTCAGGTTCCTACACGTGTCTGGGACATGAACCCCGCCGTCCGCTTGTTGCTCATCGTCCGGGACCCCGCTGAGAGGCTGGTTTCTGACTACACCCAAGTCCTCCACAACCGACTGACCCGCCACAAGCCCTACCAGCCGCTAGAGGATCTCCTGATCCACAAGGGCCACATTGATCCCGGGTACAAGGCGCTGCAGAGGAGCCTGTACTACCAGCATCTAGCACGCTGGCTGGAGGTCTTCCCCAGGGAGCAGATCCACGTAGTGGATGGCGACGCGCTCATTCGGGATCCCTTCCCTGAGCTGAGAAAGGCTGAGAGGTTTCTGGACCTGCCGCCCAGGATAAGCCCCAACAACTTCTACTACAACACCACCAAGGGCTTCTACTGCCTCCTGTCTGCCGGACACGACAAGTGCCTGGACGAGTCTAAAGGCAGGCCGCATGCGCCGCTGAGCACCCAGGCCTTTAAGAAGCTCTGTCACTACTTCAGGAAGCCCAACAAGCTGTTCTTTGAAATGGTGGGGAGGTCGTTTTCCTGGTGCTGA